A single region of the Rathayibacter rathayi genome encodes:
- a CDS encoding Lrp/AsnC family transcriptional regulator — MSPSRPPSQRPVQLDEVSKAIIEQLQADGRRSYAEIGKAVGLSEAAVRQRVQKLTESGVMQIVAVTDPIQLGFYRQAMIGIRVTGDTRDVADRLASIPAVDYVVLTAGSFDILAEVVCENDDDLIALLNQEIRALPGVLSTETFVYLKLHKQFYNWGTR; from the coding sequence ATGAGCCCTTCCCGCCCTCCGTCTCAGCGTCCCGTCCAGCTCGACGAGGTCTCGAAAGCGATCATCGAGCAGCTGCAGGCCGACGGGCGGCGCTCGTACGCCGAGATCGGCAAGGCGGTCGGTCTGAGCGAGGCGGCTGTGCGGCAGCGGGTGCAGAAACTCACCGAGTCGGGAGTAATGCAGATCGTCGCGGTGACGGATCCCATACAGCTCGGCTTCTACCGCCAGGCGATGATCGGCATTCGCGTCACGGGCGACACCCGGGACGTGGCCGATCGGCTCGCGTCGATCCCCGCTGTCGACTATGTCGTCCTGACGGCCGGATCCTTCGACATCCTCGCCGAGGTCGTCTGCGAGAACGACGACGACCTGATCGCCCTGCTGAATCAGGAGATCCGCGCACTGCCCGGCGTCCTCTCGACCGAGACGTTCGTCTATCTCAAACTCCACAAGCAGTTTTACAACTGGGGAACGCGATAA
- a CDS encoding YaaA family protein encodes MHVLLPPSETKRDGGTEPFALELLAFPELQVKRRALADALIALAADRELSARALKLGPRQLGEIDRNAALATAPGLAAVDRFDGVLFDALDARSLGWAAREALGRTVIVQSALWGPVRALDAIPAYRLSHDSRVPGMPLKRWWAAEAGRVLSTLDGLVLDLRSEAYAALGPVPPGEGYFFVRVRSRGVEGELRSLNHFNKRGKGRFVRALAEDGVSTDSLDVLATWADGRGFSLIENRDTGELDLVVPEE; translated from the coding sequence GTGCACGTCCTGCTCCCGCCGTCCGAGACCAAGCGCGACGGTGGCACCGAGCCGTTCGCGCTCGAATTGCTCGCCTTCCCGGAGCTCCAGGTGAAGCGGCGCGCACTCGCGGATGCTCTCATTGCGCTGGCCGCGGACCGAGAACTCTCGGCCAGGGCGCTGAAGCTCGGACCGCGTCAGCTCGGCGAGATCGACCGGAACGCCGCGCTCGCCACGGCCCCCGGGCTTGCTGCGGTTGACCGTTTCGACGGAGTGCTCTTCGACGCTCTCGACGCGCGCAGCCTCGGTTGGGCAGCCCGCGAGGCGCTCGGGCGGACCGTCATCGTGCAGTCCGCCCTCTGGGGGCCGGTCCGCGCACTCGACGCGATCCCTGCCTACCGGCTGTCGCACGACTCCCGTGTGCCCGGGATGCCGCTCAAGCGCTGGTGGGCGGCGGAGGCGGGACGGGTGCTCTCCACTCTCGACGGTCTCGTCCTGGATCTGCGCAGCGAGGCGTACGCTGCGCTCGGGCCGGTTCCGCCGGGCGAGGGGTACTTCTTCGTGCGGGTGCGCTCGCGCGGGGTGGAGGGGGAGCTGCGCTCGCTGAATCACTTCAACAAGCGGGGCAAGGGCCGCTTCGTGCGCGCGCTCGCGGAGGATGGGGTGTCGACGGATTCGCTCGATGTGCTTGCGACGTGGGCGGACGGTCGCGGCTTCTCTCTCATCGAGAACCGGGACACCGGCGAACTCGACCTGGTGGTGCCGGAGGAATAG
- a CDS encoding F0F1 ATP synthase subunit epsilon, with protein MAGTLKVSVVSANAEVWSGEAKQLTARTVEGEIGILVGHEPMLAILATGEVRVTAVDGTRLTAQADDGFLSVENDVVTVVARQASLV; from the coding sequence ATGGCCGGGACCCTGAAGGTCAGCGTCGTCTCCGCGAACGCCGAGGTGTGGTCCGGAGAGGCGAAGCAGCTCACAGCTCGCACTGTCGAGGGTGAGATCGGCATCCTCGTCGGCCACGAGCCGATGCTCGCGATCCTCGCCACCGGCGAGGTGCGAGTCACTGCTGTGGACGGCACTCGCCTCACCGCGCAGGCCGACGACGGCTTCCTGTCCGTCGAGAACGACGTAGTGACCGTGGTCGCCCGTCAGGCGTCGCTGGTCTAA
- a CDS encoding aspartate aminotransferase family protein: MHFARQSTMDSGAGVPIITRGEGHHIWDSAGRQYFDGLSGLFVVNAGHGRRRLAQAAAKQASELSFFPVWSYATPSAIELADRLADYAPGGLNRVFFSTGGGEAVETAFKLARHYWKLQGKPAKHKVISRSVAYHGTSQGALAITGIPGMKSMFEPLVPGGFRVPHTNFYRAPEHGDDLEAFGFWAANRSEEMIEFEGPDTVAAVFLEPVQNSGGCFPPPPGYFQRVREICDKHDVLLISDAVICAFGRIGHLFACDEYGDVPDMITCAKGMTSGYSPIGATIVSDRIYEPFRHGQVVFPHVYTLGGHPVSAAVALENLDIFEEEGLNERVRENSPVFRFTLEKLLDLPIVGDVRGDGYFFGIELVTDKSTKETFDEDESERLLRGFLSKGLFDAGLYCRADDRGDPVVQLAPPLTIGPTEFDEIEQILRAVLTEAWSRL; this comes from the coding sequence ATGCACTTCGCCCGCCAGTCCACGATGGACTCCGGAGCTGGCGTCCCCATCATCACGCGCGGCGAGGGACACCACATCTGGGATAGCGCCGGACGTCAGTACTTCGACGGCCTCTCCGGGCTCTTCGTCGTCAATGCGGGCCACGGCCGCCGCCGATTGGCGCAGGCTGCGGCGAAACAGGCTTCGGAGCTCTCGTTCTTCCCGGTGTGGTCGTACGCCACCCCGTCGGCGATCGAGCTGGCAGACCGCCTCGCCGACTACGCGCCCGGTGGCCTCAACCGCGTCTTCTTCTCGACCGGCGGAGGCGAGGCCGTCGAGACCGCCTTCAAACTCGCCAGGCACTACTGGAAGTTGCAGGGCAAGCCCGCCAAGCACAAGGTGATCTCGCGCTCGGTCGCCTACCACGGCACCTCGCAAGGAGCCCTCGCCATCACCGGCATTCCCGGGATGAAGTCCATGTTCGAGCCGCTGGTCCCGGGCGGCTTCCGCGTACCCCACACCAACTTCTACCGCGCTCCCGAGCACGGCGACGATCTCGAGGCGTTCGGATTCTGGGCCGCTAATCGCAGTGAGGAAATGATCGAGTTCGAGGGGCCCGACACGGTCGCCGCCGTGTTCCTGGAACCTGTGCAGAACTCGGGCGGCTGCTTCCCGCCTCCTCCCGGCTACTTCCAGCGGGTACGCGAGATCTGCGACAAACACGATGTCCTGCTGATCTCGGACGCGGTCATCTGCGCATTCGGCCGCATCGGCCACCTGTTCGCCTGCGACGAGTACGGCGACGTGCCGGACATGATCACCTGCGCCAAGGGCATGACCAGCGGCTATTCCCCCATCGGCGCGACCATCGTGAGCGACCGAATCTACGAGCCCTTCCGGCACGGCCAGGTCGTCTTCCCGCACGTCTACACCCTCGGCGGGCACCCCGTCTCGGCCGCGGTCGCGCTCGAGAACCTCGACATCTTCGAGGAGGAGGGCCTGAACGAGCGCGTCCGCGAGAACTCGCCCGTCTTCCGCTTCACGCTCGAAAAGCTCCTCGACCTGCCGATCGTGGGTGACGTACGCGGCGACGGCTACTTCTTCGGCATCGAGCTGGTGACGGACAAGTCGACGAAGGAGACGTTCGACGAGGACGAGTCGGAGCGGTTGCTGCGCGGGTTCCTCTCGAAAGGGCTCTTCGACGCGGGGCTGTACTGTCGCGCGGACGACCGCGGCGATCCTGTCGTACAGCTGGCTCCACCCCTGACCATCGGTCCGACGGAGTTCGACGAGATCGAACAGATCCTGCGGGCAGTGCTGACCGAGGCCTGGTCGCGTCTCTAG
- a CDS encoding methylated-DNA--[protein]-cysteine S-methyltransferase translates to MRTIPLQVRRTTSPLGRIEVGTDGASIVSLAIEKAGRLPHEHLPESELPVLERAVEQLHEYFGGTRRRFELPVALRGTPFQLEIWRRLQELSFGEITSYGALGAAAGRPRAGRPIGGAVGANPVPIIIGCHRVLASDGRITGFSAGEGIATKAWLLEHEGIPHR, encoded by the coding sequence ATGAGAACGATTCCCCTTCAGGTGCGGCGCACCACCAGCCCGCTCGGCCGCATCGAGGTCGGCACCGATGGCGCCTCGATCGTCTCGCTGGCCATCGAGAAGGCCGGCCGGCTCCCGCACGAGCACCTCCCGGAGTCGGAGCTGCCGGTGCTCGAGCGCGCGGTCGAGCAGCTGCACGAATACTTCGGCGGAACACGCCGCCGCTTCGAGCTGCCCGTCGCCCTGCGCGGCACCCCATTCCAGCTCGAGATCTGGCGGCGGCTCCAGGAACTCTCCTTCGGCGAGATCACGTCCTACGGAGCCCTGGGCGCAGCCGCGGGCCGACCACGCGCGGGCCGCCCGATTGGCGGTGCCGTCGGCGCGAATCCGGTGCCCATCATCATCGGCTGCCATCGCGTGCTCGCGAGCGACGGCCGCATCACCGGCTTCAGCGCGGGCGAGGGTATCGCCACCAAGGCGTGGCTGCTCGAGCACGAGGGGATCCCGCACCGATGA
- a CDS encoding DNA-3-methyladenine glycosylase I, whose protein sequence is MSVGDGLTRGDDSLLRCAWSGTDAEYRRYHDEEWGTPLHGDRALFEKISLEAFQSGLSWITILRKRPRFREVFAGFDPALVARFDDDDIERLMEDTGIIRNRAKITATRDNARSVLAFVEQEGAGALDRLVWSFHDPAQAHRVIGVKDVPATTPESVALARALKGIGLRFVGPTTAYALMQSAGVVDDHLTGCWRRL, encoded by the coding sequence ATGAGCGTCGGCGACGGGTTGACCCGAGGCGACGACAGCCTCCTCCGTTGCGCATGGAGCGGGACGGACGCGGAGTACCGCCGTTACCACGATGAGGAGTGGGGCACCCCGCTGCACGGCGACCGCGCGCTCTTCGAGAAGATCTCCCTCGAGGCCTTCCAGTCCGGACTCTCCTGGATCACGATCCTCCGCAAGCGCCCGCGATTTCGCGAGGTGTTCGCCGGCTTCGACCCGGCGCTCGTCGCCCGATTCGACGACGACGACATCGAGCGATTGATGGAAGACACCGGCATCATTCGCAACCGGGCAAAGATCACCGCGACGCGCGACAACGCCCGCTCCGTCCTCGCGTTCGTCGAGCAGGAGGGTGCTGGAGCGCTCGACCGGCTGGTCTGGTCCTTCCACGACCCGGCGCAGGCACACCGCGTCATCGGAGTGAAAGACGTTCCGGCCACGACGCCCGAGTCGGTCGCGCTGGCGCGAGCGCTTAAGGGCATCGGCCTCCGCTTCGTCGGGCCGACGACGGCCTACGCACTGATGCAGTCGGCAGGAGTCGTCGACGACCACCTCACGGGCTGTTGGCGCCGCCTGTGA
- the atpD gene encoding F0F1 ATP synthase subunit beta — protein MTLTAPEAATGTPGGAIGRIARVTGPVVDIEFPHDAIPEVYNALYTHVEVEGVSSKLTFEVAQHLGDDLVRAISLNPTDGLVRGQEVHDTGLPISVPVGDVTKGKVFNVIGEVLNADVDGKINGESFEITERWPIHRKPPAFDQLESKTELFETGIKVIDLLTPYVQGGKIGLFGGAGVGKTVLIQEMIQRVAQDHGGVSVFAGVGERTREGNDLIAEMEEAGVFDKTALVFGQMDEPPGTRLRVALSALTMAEYFRDVQKQDVLLFIDNIFRFTQAGSEVSTLLGRMPSAVGYQPNLADEMGVLQERITSTRGHSITSLQAIYVPADDYTDPAPATTFAHLDATTELSREIASKGLYPAVDPLTSTSRILDPRYLGADHYRVATNVKQILQKNKELQEIIAILGVDELSEEDKITVSRARRIQQFLSQNTYMAKKFTGVEGSTVPLKDSIESFDAITKGEFDHVAEQAFFNVGSISDVEEKWSQIQKENG, from the coding sequence GTCGAGGTCGAGGGCGTCTCGAGCAAGCTGACCTTCGAGGTCGCGCAGCACCTGGGCGACGACCTCGTCCGCGCCATTTCGCTCAACCCCACCGACGGACTTGTCCGCGGCCAGGAGGTCCACGACACCGGCCTGCCGATCTCGGTGCCGGTCGGCGATGTGACCAAGGGCAAGGTCTTCAACGTGATCGGCGAGGTGCTCAACGCCGACGTCGACGGGAAGATCAATGGCGAGTCGTTCGAGATCACCGAGCGCTGGCCCATCCACCGCAAGCCGCCGGCGTTCGACCAGCTCGAGTCCAAGACCGAGCTGTTCGAGACCGGCATCAAGGTCATCGACCTGCTCACTCCGTATGTCCAGGGCGGCAAGATCGGCCTGTTCGGCGGGGCAGGCGTGGGCAAGACCGTCCTCATCCAGGAGATGATCCAGCGCGTCGCGCAGGATCACGGCGGAGTGTCGGTGTTCGCCGGCGTCGGTGAGCGTACCCGTGAGGGCAACGACCTCATCGCCGAGATGGAGGAGGCGGGCGTCTTCGACAAGACCGCCCTCGTCTTCGGTCAGATGGACGAGCCGCCGGGAACGCGGCTGCGCGTTGCCCTGTCGGCCCTGACGATGGCGGAATACTTCCGCGATGTGCAGAAACAGGACGTGTTGCTCTTCATCGACAACATCTTCCGCTTCACGCAGGCCGGCTCGGAGGTGTCGACCCTGCTGGGCCGGATGCCCTCCGCCGTGGGTTACCAGCCGAACCTCGCCGACGAGATGGGCGTGCTCCAGGAGCGCATCACCTCGACGCGCGGACACTCGATCACCTCCCTGCAGGCGATCTACGTCCCCGCCGACGACTACACCGATCCGGCGCCGGCGACCACCTTCGCTCACCTCGATGCCACCACCGAGCTCTCGCGTGAGATCGCGTCGAAGGGCCTTTACCCGGCCGTCGACCCGCTGACGTCCACCTCGCGCATCCTTGATCCCCGTTACCTGGGCGCCGACCACTACCGCGTGGCGACGAACGTGAAGCAGATCCTGCAGAAGAACAAGGAGCTGCAGGAGATCATCGCGATCCTCGGTGTTGACGAGCTCTCGGAGGAGGACAAGATCACGGTGTCGCGTGCGCGCCGGATCCAGCAGTTCCTCTCGCAGAACACGTACATGGCCAAGAAGTTCACCGGCGTCGAGGGTTCGACTGTGCCGCTGAAGGACAGCATCGAATCGTTCGACGCGATCACCAAGGGCGAATTCGACCATGTGGCCGAGCAGGCGTTCTTCAACGTCGGCTCGATTTCGGACGTCGAAGAGAAGTGGTCGCAGATCCAGAAGGAGAACGGCTGA